A window from Desulfurobacterium indicum encodes these proteins:
- a CDS encoding transposase — MRNGITSWGTPHKYQPQEAKMELQKILPDLVKEVVKQTLESIMTAEREVFLKEHGGTKNGFYVRNLDTVIGKLENLRIPRDREGKFRTKLIEPYRRRDINLEDLILGMFASGMSARAVAQALESVFELKYSPSTISKISQVTLEEI, encoded by the coding sequence TTGAGAAATGGGATAACCTCCTGGGGAACACCCCACAAATACCAACCCCAGGAGGCAAAAATGGAACTACAGAAGATTTTACCAGACCTAGTTAAGGAAGTGGTAAAGCAAACCTTAGAGTCAATCATGACGGCTGAAAGAGAAGTGTTTCTTAAAGAACATGGAGGAACAAAGAACGGCTTTTACGTTAGAAACTTAGATACTGTTATCGGTAAGCTTGAAAATCTGAGAATTCCAAGAGATAGAGAGGGAAAATTCAGAACAAAGTTGATAGAACCTTATAGAAGAAGAGATATCAATCTTGAAGACTTAATACTTGGGATGTTTGCCTCTGGTATGAGTGCAAGAGCAGTAGCCCAGGCTCTTGAAAGCGTGTTTGAACTTAAATACTCACCCTCAACCATAAGCAAAATATCGCAGGTAACCTTAGAGGAAATA